In Sphingomonas sp. PAMC26645, one DNA window encodes the following:
- a CDS encoding TIGR02466 family protein encodes MTTRSLFATRFYEADLGDDDLVEELEDAALELAKADRAGVAWSKAHGYRGYTSYASLNDLPLRDPRFGDLVRLLNKHVAQFAKDCAFDLGGRKLKLDSLWVNVLKPGGAHSGHIHPHSVVSGTMYVAIPEGAGALKLEDPRLPMMMAAPTRLEDAPEDLRTFVYAEPKPGSVFLWESWLRHEVVPNAAKGERISISFNYRW; translated from the coding sequence ATGACCACCCGCTCTCTGTTTGCCACGCGGTTCTACGAGGCCGATCTCGGCGACGACGATCTGGTCGAGGAACTCGAGGACGCCGCGCTCGAACTGGCGAAGGCGGATCGCGCGGGGGTCGCGTGGTCGAAGGCGCATGGGTATCGCGGATATACGTCGTACGCGTCGCTGAACGACCTGCCGTTGCGGGATCCGCGGTTCGGGGATCTGGTGCGGTTGTTGAACAAGCATGTCGCGCAGTTCGCGAAGGACTGTGCGTTCGATCTGGGCGGGCGGAAGTTGAAGCTCGATAGTCTTTGGGTGAACGTCCTGAAGCCCGGTGGCGCGCATTCGGGGCATATCCATCCGCATAGCGTCGTTTCGGGGACTATGTATGTTGCGATTCCGGAAGGGGCTGGTGCGCTCAAGCTGGAGGATCCGCGGTTGCCGATGATGATGGCGGCGCCGACGCGGCTGGAGGATGCGCCGGAGGATCTGCGGACGTTCGTGTATGCCGAGCCTAAGCCGGGGAGTGTTTTTCTGTGGGAGAGCTGGTTGCGGCATGAGGTCGTGCCGAATGCTGCCAAGGGAGAGCGGATTAGTATCAGTTTCAATTATCGGTGGTGA
- a CDS encoding NAD(P)-dependent alcohol dehydrogenase: MTTTAHGYAAQSPETPLAPFSFERREPGKTDVAIDIAFCGVCHSDLHTAKGEWEGTLYPCVPGHEIVGHVTAVGSDVTKFKVGDVVGVGCMVDSCGECPSCKDGEEQYCETTGFVGTYNGPDPVLGGHTFGGYSDKIVVDEGFVLKVSHPEADLAAVAPLLCAGITTYSPLKHWKVGPGQKVGIVGLGGLGHMGVKIANAMGAEVYVFSTSPNKRDDAKRLGAKDLIVSKDEAAMAEHANSFDFILNTVAASHNLDTFTALLKRDGTMTLVGVPEHAHPSPSVGNLIFKRRAIAGSLIGGIAETQEMLDFCNEHGLVSDIEMIRMDEIEPSYQRMVKSDVKYRFVIDMATMKTA; encoded by the coding sequence ATGACCACGACCGCCCACGGCTACGCCGCGCAATCTCCCGAAACGCCCCTGGCCCCGTTCAGCTTCGAGCGCCGCGAACCCGGCAAGACCGACGTCGCGATCGACATCGCGTTCTGCGGCGTCTGCCATTCCGACCTCCACACCGCCAAGGGCGAGTGGGAAGGCACGCTCTACCCCTGCGTCCCCGGCCACGAGATCGTCGGCCACGTCACCGCAGTCGGCAGTGATGTCACCAAGTTCAAGGTCGGCGACGTCGTCGGCGTCGGCTGCATGGTCGACAGCTGCGGCGAGTGCCCGTCGTGCAAGGACGGCGAGGAGCAATATTGCGAGACTACCGGCTTCGTCGGCACCTATAACGGCCCCGATCCCGTGCTCGGCGGCCATACCTTCGGCGGCTATTCGGACAAGATCGTCGTCGACGAAGGCTTCGTGCTGAAGGTCTCGCATCCCGAAGCCGACCTCGCCGCGGTCGCGCCGCTGCTCTGCGCCGGCATCACGACCTATTCGCCGCTCAAGCACTGGAAGGTCGGCCCCGGCCAGAAGGTCGGCATCGTCGGTCTCGGCGGTCTCGGCCACATGGGCGTCAAGATCGCCAATGCGATGGGTGCCGAGGTCTACGTGTTCTCGACCTCGCCGAACAAGCGCGATGATGCCAAGCGTCTCGGCGCAAAGGACCTGATCGTGTCGAAGGACGAAGCCGCGATGGCCGAACACGCCAACAGCTTCGACTTCATCCTCAACACCGTCGCGGCGAGCCACAACCTCGACACGTTCACGGCCTTGCTGAAGCGCGACGGCACGATGACGCTGGTCGGCGTGCCCGAGCATGCGCATCCGTCGCCTTCGGTAGGCAACCTGATCTTCAAGCGCCGCGCGATCGCCGGCTCGCTGATCGGCGGCATCGCCGAGACGCAGGAGATGCTCGATTTCTGCAACGAGCACGGGCTGGTATCGGACATCGAGATGATCCGCATGGACGAGATCGAACCCTCGTATCAGCGCATGGTGAAGAGCGACGTGAAGTATCGCTTCGTCATCGACATGGCGACGATGAAGACCGCCTGA
- the ychF gene encoding redox-regulated ATPase YchF, whose amino-acid sequence MGFRCGIVGLPNVGKSTLFNALTETAAAQAANYPFCTIEPNVGNVGVPDKRLDALAKIAGSQKIIETQLGFVDIAGLVRGASKGEGLGNQFLGNIREVDAIVHVLRCFEDGDVTHVDNKVDPIADAETVDTELMLSDLESLEKRVPNLAKKGMQGDKEAKIGAAVLGQALELLREGKPARLTVPKDEDEARVFAQAQLLTAKPVLYVCNVDEGDAANGNALSARVFEKAKAEGAEAVVVSAAIEAEIATMPAEDRGEFLGELGLEETGLARVITAGYKLLHLLTFFTVGPKEARAWTVHEGATAPQAAGEIHGDFEKGFIRAETIAFDDFIALGGESKAREAGKLRAEGKAYVVHDGDVMHFLHS is encoded by the coding sequence ATGGGTTTTCGCTGCGGCATCGTGGGGCTGCCGAACGTCGGCAAGTCCACTCTCTTCAACGCGCTGACCGAGACGGCCGCGGCGCAGGCGGCGAACTATCCGTTCTGCACGATCGAGCCGAACGTCGGTAACGTCGGCGTGCCCGACAAGCGGCTCGACGCGCTGGCGAAGATCGCCGGATCGCAGAAGATCATCGAGACTCAGCTCGGCTTCGTCGACATCGCCGGCCTCGTGCGCGGCGCGTCGAAGGGCGAAGGGCTCGGCAACCAGTTCCTCGGCAACATCCGCGAGGTCGACGCGATCGTCCACGTGCTGCGCTGCTTCGAGGACGGCGACGTGACGCATGTCGACAACAAGGTCGATCCGATCGCGGACGCCGAGACGGTCGACACCGAGCTGATGCTGAGTGATCTCGAAAGCCTCGAGAAGCGCGTACCGAACCTCGCCAAGAAGGGCATGCAGGGCGACAAGGAAGCCAAGATCGGCGCCGCCGTGCTCGGCCAGGCGCTCGAACTGCTGCGCGAGGGCAAGCCCGCGCGGCTGACCGTGCCGAAGGACGAAGACGAGGCGCGCGTGTTCGCGCAGGCGCAGTTGCTGACCGCAAAGCCCGTGCTGTACGTGTGCAACGTCGACGAGGGCGATGCGGCGAACGGCAATGCGCTGTCGGCGCGGGTGTTCGAGAAGGCGAAGGCCGAGGGCGCCGAGGCGGTCGTGGTGTCGGCAGCGATCGAGGCGGAAATCGCGACGATGCCCGCCGAGGACCGCGGCGAGTTTCTCGGCGAGCTGGGGCTGGAGGAGACCGGTCTCGCGCGCGTCATTACCGCCGGGTACAAGCTGCTTCACCTGCTGACGTTCTTCACGGTCGGCCCGAAAGAGGCGCGTGCCTGGACCGTCCACGAGGGCGCGACCGCACCTCAGGCCGCGGGCGAGATCCACGGCGATTTCGAAAAGGGCTTCATCCGCGCCGAGACGATCGCGTTCGACGACTTCATCGCGCTGGGCGGGGAATCGAAGGCACGCGAGGCGGGCAAGCTGCGCGCGGAAGGCAAGGCGTACGTCGTCCACGACGGCGACGTGATGCACTTCCTGCACAGCTGA
- a CDS encoding excalibur calcium-binding domain-containing protein — translation MERSFIAVTAIAATLMFAGVWKATEPRPTAVLAVVDTTAAPEAAVAAAPALRQHVVAPPRQVANAEPYNAVRPAYGPSTPARRSTNAGSKGSVFYSGCREVRAAGAAPLYRGQPGYRPGMDGDNDGIACEPYR, via the coding sequence ATGGAGCGTTCCTTTATCGCGGTCACGGCGATCGCCGCGACATTGATGTTCGCCGGTGTCTGGAAAGCCACCGAACCGCGGCCGACCGCAGTTTTGGCTGTCGTTGATACCACGGCGGCTCCCGAAGCAGCGGTGGCCGCGGCGCCGGCGTTGCGGCAGCATGTGGTCGCGCCTCCCCGGCAAGTCGCCAACGCCGAGCCGTACAACGCCGTTCGACCGGCATACGGACCATCGACCCCTGCCCGTCGTTCGACCAACGCCGGATCGAAAGGCTCGGTATTCTACAGCGGGTGCCGCGAAGTCCGGGCGGCGGGCGCCGCCCCGCTCTATCGCGGCCAACCGGGGTATCGGCCCGGCATGGACGGCGACAACGACGGGATCGCCTGCGAACCCTATCGCTGA
- a CDS encoding ectonucleotide pyrophosphatase/phosphodiesterase: MPGEARAPVTILVSIDGFRPDYLDRGVTPNLNRLRAGGVFASMRPSFPSITFPNHWTLVTGLRPDRSGIVGNKMEDPARPGETFTMATDDPFWWSESSPIWVDAEKAGIRTATMFWPGANVAVGGKVKPDSHGAIEGGTRPEDWQQFNQQVSGTQRVNAVLDWMRRPATIRPKLVTLYFDTVDSAGHAGGPDSAGVTQAVTDVDASIGALVDGLAALGQTANLVIVADHGMAATSSTRVVALDTIADKADYRTVEMGPYATLFAVPGHEAALEARLLKPHDHLQCWRKGEIPARFHYGRNPRVPSYLCLADVGWRVDPSAPTKASVGGMHGYDNMAPEMRALFIANGPAFAHGKTIASFDNVAIEPLLRDLIGLPAEAGLDGTDAPFQKVLQR, from the coding sequence ATGCCGGGCGAGGCTCGGGCGCCGGTTACCATCCTCGTGTCGATCGATGGCTTCCGGCCGGATTATCTCGACCGGGGGGTGACACCTAACCTCAACCGGCTGCGTGCGGGCGGGGTGTTCGCGAGCATGCGGCCGTCGTTTCCGAGCATCACCTTTCCCAATCACTGGACGCTGGTGACCGGCCTGCGCCCTGATCGCAGCGGGATCGTGGGCAACAAGATGGAGGATCCGGCGCGGCCGGGCGAGACGTTTACGATGGCGACCGACGATCCGTTCTGGTGGAGTGAGAGCTCGCCGATCTGGGTCGACGCGGAGAAGGCCGGGATCCGGACCGCGACGATGTTCTGGCCTGGCGCGAACGTCGCGGTTGGCGGCAAGGTCAAGCCCGACAGCCACGGCGCGATCGAGGGGGGGACGCGCCCGGAGGACTGGCAGCAGTTCAACCAGCAGGTGTCGGGGACGCAGCGGGTCAATGCGGTGCTCGACTGGATGCGGCGGCCGGCCACGATCCGGCCTAAACTGGTGACGCTGTATTTCGATACGGTCGACAGCGCTGGTCATGCGGGTGGGCCGGACAGTGCTGGCGTGACGCAGGCGGTGACGGATGTCGATGCGAGCATTGGCGCGCTGGTCGACGGGCTTGCCGCGCTGGGGCAGACGGCAAATCTCGTTATCGTCGCGGATCACGGGATGGCGGCGACTAGCAGCACGCGGGTCGTGGCGCTGGATACGATTGCGGACAAGGCGGACTATCGCACCGTCGAGATGGGGCCGTACGCGACCCTGTTCGCGGTACCGGGGCACGAGGCGGCACTGGAGGCGCGGTTGCTGAAGCCTCACGATCACCTGCAATGCTGGCGCAAGGGGGAGATCCCGGCGCGGTTTCATTATGGACGCAACCCGCGGGTGCCGAGCTATCTGTGCCTTGCCGATGTCGGCTGGCGGGTAGATCCGAGCGCGCCGACCAAGGCTTCGGTCGGCGGGATGCATGGCTATGACAACATGGCGCCGGAGATGCGCGCGCTGTTCATCGCCAATGGGCCGGCGTTTGCGCACGGCAAGACGATTGCGAGCTTCGACAACGTTGCGATCGAGCCTTTGCTGCGTGATCTGATCGGGTTGCCGGCCGAGGCGGGGCTGGACGGCACCGACGCACCCTTCCAGAAGGTGCTGCAACGATAA
- a CDS encoding MaoC family dehydratase — MQYFEDIEVGRTASFGSYAVTREEVMDFAAKYDPQPFHLSDEAAAQTHFGRLSASGWHTCAMVMSMVVANLKQNQQAGLGSPGIDELKWVKPVYPGDTLRCETEILEKRVSASRPEMGIFKSRMRVFNQDDVMVMTFVSIGLVATRPASTPTG; from the coding sequence GTGCAGTATTTCGAGGATATCGAGGTCGGTCGGACTGCGTCGTTCGGGTCCTACGCGGTCACGCGCGAGGAGGTGATGGACTTTGCCGCGAAATACGATCCGCAGCCGTTTCACCTGTCCGACGAGGCGGCCGCGCAGACGCATTTCGGGCGGTTGTCGGCGAGCGGCTGGCATACGTGCGCGATGGTGATGTCGATGGTGGTCGCGAACCTGAAGCAGAACCAGCAGGCCGGGCTCGGGTCGCCGGGGATCGACGAACTGAAGTGGGTGAAGCCGGTGTATCCGGGCGACACGCTGCGGTGCGAGACCGAGATCCTGGAGAAGCGCGTGTCGGCGAGCCGGCCGGAGATGGGGATCTTCAAGAGCCGGATGCGGGTGTTCAACCAAGACGACGTTATGGTGATGACGTTCGTGTCTATTGGGTTAGTGGCTACCCGCCCTGCTAGCACGCCGACCGGTTGA
- a CDS encoding adenine phosphoribosyltransferase: protein MSDTDARNADLKALIRTIPDFPKPGIQFRDITTLLLDPNGWATAIERMVAAVSGPVDLVAGIEARGFLFAAALAAPLKAGVLLIRKDGKLPGATIAEDYALEYGTDRIAIHADAFAPGARVLLVDDLIATGGTARAAVRLLHKAGAVVTQAQFLVDLPDLGGAEALRTDGIEATALIHFPGH, encoded by the coding sequence ATGTCCGATACCGATGCGCGCAACGCCGACCTGAAAGCCCTGATCCGCACCATCCCGGACTTCCCCAAGCCCGGCATCCAGTTCCGCGATATCACCACCCTGTTGCTCGACCCGAACGGCTGGGCCACCGCGATCGAACGGATGGTCGCGGCGGTCTCGGGTCCTGTCGATCTCGTCGCCGGCATCGAAGCCCGCGGCTTCCTCTTCGCCGCCGCCTTGGCCGCCCCGCTAAAGGCCGGCGTCCTGCTAATCCGCAAGGACGGCAAGCTCCCCGGCGCCACCATCGCCGAAGACTACGCGCTCGAATACGGCACCGACCGCATCGCGATCCACGCCGACGCATTCGCCCCCGGCGCCCGCGTCCTGCTGGTCGACGACCTGATCGCCACCGGCGGCACCGCCCGCGCCGCAGTCCGCCTCCTCCACAAAGCCGGCGCGGTGGTCACGCAAGCCCAATTTTTGGTCGACCTGCCGGACCTAGGCGGCGCGGAAGCACTGCGCACAGACGGCATCGAAGCAACCGCGCTGATCCACTTCCCCGGCCACTGA
- a CDS encoding cytochrome c1, protein MVRLIASIVGAAFVLVLGIALFGSIQGVRNDPVAPTAESVAHKHPKELELASNGVFGKFDRRQLQRGFQVYKEVCSACHSLRLVSFRDLTKIGYTDPEVKAIANQWVIEQPSINPETGEPATRKNIPSDHFPSPFANEIAARAANNNALPPDLSLITKAREDGTAYVHSLLTGYTTQPAALLKEFPDIKTPTGLHYNPYFANLNIAMPPPLTSDGQVAYADGTKATKEQMSTDVAAFLTWTAEPNLEARHAAGFASIIFILIFCGLAWGAYQNVWRDVKH, encoded by the coding sequence ATGGTTCGTCTCATCGCCTCCATCGTCGGCGCGGCCTTCGTGCTGGTGCTCGGCATCGCGCTCTTCGGCAGCATACAGGGCGTCCGCAACGACCCCGTCGCGCCGACCGCGGAGAGCGTCGCGCACAAGCATCCCAAGGAGCTCGAGCTCGCCTCCAACGGCGTGTTCGGCAAGTTCGACCGTCGCCAGCTTCAGCGCGGGTTTCAGGTCTACAAGGAAGTCTGCTCGGCCTGCCACTCGCTGCGGCTCGTGTCGTTCCGCGACCTGACCAAGATCGGTTATACCGATCCCGAGGTTAAGGCGATCGCCAACCAGTGGGTGATCGAGCAGCCCTCGATCAACCCGGAAACCGGCGAGCCCGCGACGCGCAAGAACATCCCGTCGGATCACTTCCCGTCGCCGTTCGCCAACGAGATCGCCGCGCGCGCCGCGAACAACAACGCGCTGCCGCCCGACCTTTCGCTGATCACCAAGGCGCGCGAGGACGGCACCGCCTATGTCCATTCGCTGCTGACCGGCTACACGACGCAGCCCGCCGCGTTGCTTAAGGAATTCCCGGACATCAAGACGCCGACCGGGCTCCACTACAACCCGTATTTCGCGAACCTCAACATCGCGATGCCGCCGCCGCTGACGTCGGATGGCCAGGTCGCTTACGCGGACGGGACCAAGGCGACGAAGGAACAGATGTCGACCGACGTCGCGGCGTTCCTGACCTGGACCGCGGAGCCTAATCTCGAGGCACGCCATGCCGCCGGGTTCGCGTCGATCATCTTCATCCTGATCTTCTGCGGCCTCGCCTGGGGCGCGTACCAGAACGTCTGGCGCGACGTTAAGCATTGA
- a CDS encoding cytochrome b/b6, whose product MSFPWAKQYEPKLPLTRWLDERLPVPRLVYNSLGGGYPVPRNLNYFWNFGVLAGAALAIQIITGIVLAMHYAANGAVAFDSVESIMRDVNAGWFLRYAHANGASMFFIVVYTHIFRGLYYGSYKAPREMVWLLGVVIFLLMMATAFMGYVLPWGQMSFWGAQVITGFFSAIPLVGDTIRIWLLGGFAPDNAALNRFFSLHYLLPFVIAGVIILHIWALHIPGSNNPTGVDVKGEQDTVPFHPYYTAKDGFGLGIFMLIFASLLFFFPNYLGHPDNYIPANPLSTPAHIVPEWYFWPFYAILRAFTADFILPAKLWGVLAMFGSILLLFFLPWLDSSPVRSMNYRPKARIAFWVLVADIFVLGYCGGAPANAFYVILSQICAAYYFAHFLIILPFISRSERPRPLPNSITEAVLNKHGGTSPAHTALSTAPTSHDAPSAPHAAH is encoded by the coding sequence ATGAGCTTTCCCTGGGCCAAGCAATACGAACCGAAGCTGCCGCTGACGCGGTGGCTGGATGAGCGGCTTCCCGTTCCCCGGCTCGTCTACAATTCACTCGGCGGCGGCTATCCCGTCCCGCGCAACCTCAATTACTTCTGGAACTTCGGCGTGCTCGCCGGTGCCGCGCTGGCGATCCAGATCATCACCGGCATCGTCCTGGCGATGCACTATGCCGCCAACGGCGCGGTCGCATTCGACTCGGTCGAGAGCATCATGCGCGACGTCAACGCAGGTTGGTTCCTGCGTTACGCCCACGCCAACGGCGCCTCGATGTTCTTCATCGTCGTCTACACGCACATCTTCCGCGGGCTGTATTACGGCTCGTACAAGGCGCCGCGCGAGATGGTGTGGCTGCTCGGCGTGGTCATCTTCCTGCTGATGATGGCGACCGCGTTCATGGGCTACGTGCTTCCCTGGGGCCAGATGAGCTTCTGGGGCGCGCAGGTCATCACCGGGTTCTTCTCGGCGATTCCATTGGTCGGAGACACCATCCGCATTTGGCTGCTCGGCGGATTCGCGCCCGACAATGCCGCGCTCAACCGCTTCTTCTCGCTGCACTACCTGCTGCCGTTCGTGATCGCGGGCGTCATCATTCTGCACATCTGGGCGCTGCATATCCCGGGCTCGAACAACCCGACCGGCGTCGACGTCAAGGGCGAGCAGGACACCGTCCCGTTCCATCCCTATTACACCGCAAAGGACGGTTTCGGGCTCGGCATCTTCATGCTGATCTTTGCCAGCCTGCTGTTCTTCTTCCCGAACTATCTCGGCCATCCGGACAATTACATCCCGGCGAACCCGCTCTCGACGCCCGCGCACATCGTCCCCGAATGGTATTTCTGGCCGTTCTACGCGATCCTGCGCGCCTTCACCGCGGACTTCATCCTGCCGGCCAAGCTCTGGGGCGTGCTGGCGATGTTCGGCTCGATCCTGTTGCTGTTCTTCCTGCCCTGGCTCGACAGCTCGCCGGTCCGTTCGATGAACTATCGTCCCAAGGCGCGGATCGCGTTCTGGGTGCTGGTCGCGGACATCTTCGTGCTTGGCTATTGCGGTGGCGCTCCGGCGAACGCGTTCTACGTGATCCTCAGCCAGATCTGCGCGGCCTATTACTTCGCCCATTTCCTGATCATCCTGCCGTTCATCTCGCGGTCCGAGCGTCCGCGGCCGCTGCCCAACTCGATCACCGAGGCCGTGCTGAACAAGCATGGTGGCACCAGCCCGGCCCACACCGCGCTGTCGACGGCGCCCACGTCGCATGATGCGCCCTCCGCGCCGCACGCCGCGCACTGA
- the petA gene encoding ubiquinol-cytochrome c reductase iron-sulfur subunit: MVPPGESPEPFHEEAHDPRRRDFINIAAVSFAGVGAVAIVLPLINQMNPSADVLAQSTTEIDLSKILPGQAIKTSFRKQPLFVRNLTPKEISEADAVDISTLRDPQTLEQRTKAGKKNWLITLGVCTHLGCVPLGAGEGENKGPFGGYFCPCHGSAYDTAARIRKGPAPSNLHVPDYAFNSDTVVTVG, encoded by the coding sequence ATGGTTCCTCCCGGCGAATCGCCAGAGCCGTTTCACGAAGAGGCCCATGACCCTCGCCGCCGTGATTTCATCAACATCGCCGCGGTCTCCTTTGCAGGGGTAGGCGCGGTCGCGATCGTCCTGCCGCTGATCAACCAGATGAACCCGAGCGCAGACGTGCTCGCGCAGTCGACCACCGAGATCGATCTGTCGAAGATCCTCCCCGGCCAGGCGATCAAGACCTCGTTCCGCAAGCAGCCACTCTTCGTGCGCAACCTGACGCCGAAGGAAATCTCGGAAGCCGACGCGGTCGACATCTCGACGCTGCGCGATCCGCAGACGCTGGAGCAGCGCACCAAGGCGGGCAAGAAGAACTGGCTGATCACGCTCGGCGTCTGCACGCATCTCGGCTGCGTCCCGCTCGGCGCCGGTGAGGGCGAGAACAAGGGCCCGTTCGGCGGCTATTTCTGCCCCTGCCACGGCTCGGCCTACGACACCGCCGCACGCATCCGCAAAGGCCCCGCTCCGTCGAACCTCCACGTTCCGGACTATGCCTTCAACTCCGACACCGTCGTCACGGTAGGCTGA
- a CDS encoding tRNA (cytidine(34)-2'-O)-methyltransferase — protein sequence MRIALYQPDIAGNVGAILRTAACMGIGVDLIEPMGFTWSEKAVARSGMDYVGAVDVVRHVDWDAFLRQVSGRIVLLTTKGAVRLDVAEFRSDDVLLMGSEGTGVPEEVHARADVRVLIPMRPRLRSMNISVATGIVAAEALRQTGGWPS from the coding sequence ATGAGAATTGCCCTCTATCAGCCCGATATCGCCGGAAATGTCGGCGCGATCCTGCGGACCGCCGCGTGCATGGGGATCGGCGTCGACCTGATCGAACCGATGGGATTCACCTGGAGCGAGAAGGCGGTGGCGCGCTCGGGGATGGATTATGTGGGGGCGGTCGACGTGGTACGGCATGTCGATTGGGACGCGTTCCTGCGCCAAGTGAGCGGGCGGATCGTGTTGCTGACGACGAAGGGCGCGGTGCGGCTGGATGTGGCGGAGTTTCGTAGCGACGACGTGTTGTTGATGGGGAGCGAGGGGACCGGGGTGCCGGAGGAGGTGCATGCGCGCGCCGATGTGCGGGTGCTGATCCCGATGCGGCCTAGGTTGCGGTCGATGAACATCTCGGTGGCGACGGGGATCGTTGCGGCCGAGGCGTTGCGGCAGACGGGCGGCTGGCCGAGCTGA
- the hemF gene encoding oxygen-dependent coproporphyrinogen oxidase — MIDLDPQQAAARTWFESLRDRICAEFEAIEREAGSDASFEYTPWDRIDPSGELGGGGVRGVMKGKVFEKVGVNVSTVGGTFEGDFAKSIHGAGEDPRFFATGISLVAHMTNPHVPAVHMNCRFLNTTKRWFGGGGDLNPPLPIEEDTADFHATMKAACDAHDTAHYERFREWAETYFYIPHRKVSRGVGGIFFDHLDGDFETDFAFTRDVGEAFLDAYPRIVRRRMDTPFDAADEAQMLEWRGRYAEFNLVYDRGTLFGLKTGGNIDAILMSLPPRATWS, encoded by the coding sequence ATGATCGACCTCGACCCCCAGCAAGCCGCCGCCCGAACCTGGTTCGAATCCCTGCGCGACCGCATCTGCGCGGAGTTCGAGGCGATCGAACGCGAGGCGGGTTCCGACGCGAGCTTCGAATACACGCCGTGGGACCGGATCGATCCGTCGGGCGAATTGGGCGGCGGCGGTGTTCGCGGCGTGATGAAGGGCAAGGTCTTCGAGAAGGTCGGCGTCAACGTCTCGACCGTCGGCGGGACGTTCGAGGGCGATTTCGCCAAGTCGATCCATGGTGCCGGCGAGGACCCGCGGTTCTTCGCGACCGGGATCAGCCTGGTCGCGCACATGACCAACCCGCATGTGCCCGCGGTGCACATGAACTGCCGCTTCCTGAATACCACCAAGCGCTGGTTCGGTGGTGGCGGCGATCTCAACCCGCCCTTGCCGATCGAGGAGGATACGGCCGACTTTCATGCGACGATGAAGGCGGCGTGCGACGCGCATGACACGGCGCATTACGAGCGGTTCAGGGAGTGGGCGGAGACCTATTTCTACATCCCGCATCGGAAGGTGAGCCGCGGCGTCGGCGGGATTTTCTTCGATCATCTCGACGGCGATTTCGAGACCGACTTCGCCTTCACGCGCGACGTTGGCGAGGCGTTCCTCGATGCCTATCCGCGAATCGTGCGGCGAAGGATGGATACGCCGTTCGATGCGGCCGACGAGGCGCAGATGCTCGAGTGGCGCGGGCGCTATGCCGAGTTCAATCTCGTCTATGACCGGGGGACTTTGTTCGGGCTCAAGACGGGCGGCAACATCGACGCGATCCTGATGAGCTTACCCCCTCGCGCTACGTGGTCGTGA
- a CDS encoding GNAT family N-acetyltransferase translates to MALIPVADDVLATIVTTLELRTRPPLRPSPGSRFRLVKWDRPALEKYRALFRRVGSPWLWFSRLVMADDALAAIVHDPGIGVYAMLDPAGIEVGMLELDFREAGACEISYFGLIPELAGQGHGRWLMAEACARAWAKGVGRVWLHTCTLDHPSALGFYRAQGFVAVKRTIETFPDPRASGLLPPETAPQIPYLAKQV, encoded by the coding sequence GTGGCGCTGATCCCGGTTGCCGACGACGTTCTCGCGACGATCGTCACGACGCTGGAGCTGCGGACGCGGCCACCGCTGCGACCGAGCCCGGGATCGCGGTTTCGGCTGGTGAAGTGGGATCGACCGGCGCTGGAGAAATACCGCGCGCTGTTCCGGCGGGTGGGGAGCCCGTGGCTGTGGTTCTCGCGGTTGGTGATGGCGGACGATGCGCTGGCGGCGATCGTCCATGATCCGGGAATCGGGGTGTATGCAATGCTCGATCCGGCGGGGATTGAGGTCGGGATGCTCGAACTCGATTTCCGCGAGGCGGGTGCGTGCGAGATTTCGTATTTCGGGCTGATCCCGGAACTGGCGGGGCAAGGTCATGGGCGGTGGTTGATGGCCGAAGCGTGCGCGCGGGCCTGGGCCAAGGGGGTGGGGCGGGTGTGGCTGCACACCTGCACGCTCGATCATCCGAGTGCGCTGGGGTTTTATCGGGCGCAGGGTTTCGTGGCGGTGAAGCGGACGATCGAGACGTTTCCCGACCCGCGGGCTTCCGGGTTGCTGCCGCCGGAGACGGCGCCGCAGATTCCGTATTTGGCTAAGCAAGTGTAG